A single Nicotiana tabacum cultivar K326 chromosome 5, ASM71507v2, whole genome shotgun sequence DNA region contains:
- the LOC107796046 gene encoding dirigent protein 22-like encodes MEKKSLVLLLCFIVMAMPMVKGVELGPKAVEKWFENLSHAKQKVTRFHFYFHDIVSGKNPTAIQIAQSNTTAKSPTLFGFVAMIDDPLTVGPEPNSTIVGRAQGIYGSADQKEAALLMNLNFVFTTGKYNGSTLSVLGRNPVFNQYREMPIVGGSGVFRLAQGIATAKTVWFNLTSGDAVVEYNVIVRHYSH; translated from the coding sequence ATGGAGAAAAAGAGCTTAGTCCTATTGCTTTGTTTCATTGTTATGGCTATGCCAATGGTTAAAGGGGTTGAGTTAGGACCCAAAGCTGTTGAAAAATGGTTCGAAAACCTTTCCCATGCAAAGCAAAAGGTAACCAGATTTCATTTCTATTTCCACGACATAGTTAGTGGGAAGAATCCAACTGCAATTCAAATAGCTCAATCCAATACAACTGCTAAATCTCCAACTTTGTTTGGGTTTGTTGCAATGATAGACGACCCATTAACAGTTGGGCCAGAGCCCAATTCAACAATAGTGGGCCGAGCCCAAGGAATTTATGGTTCAGCTGATCAAAAGGAAGCTGCCCTTCTCATGAACCTCAACTTTGTTTTCACAACTGGTAAGTACAATGGTAGTACACTTAGTGTCCTTGGCCGGAATCCTGTGTTTAATCAGTACCGTGAAATGCCGATCGTCGGCGGTTCTGGTGTTTTCCGGCTAGCTCAGGGAATTGCCACGGCGAAGACCGTTTGGTTCAATTTAACCAGTGGAGATGCTGTTGTTGAATATAATGTTATAGTCCGACATTATTCACATTAA
- the LOC107795871 gene encoding putative magnesium transporter NIPA6, with protein MTISDNSRGLILAISSSLFIGTSFILKKKGLKRAAAAGTRAGVGGYTYLLEPLWWAGMITMITGEVANFVAYIYAPAVLVTPLGVLSIIISAILAHFMLKERLQKLGVLGCISCIVGSVVIVIHAPQEHMPSSLQEIWILATQPAFLIYVAATLSMVLALILHFEPRYGQTNILVYLGICSLMGSFTIVSIKAIGIAIKLTLEGISQVACPQTWFFLTIAVICVITQLNYLNKALDTFNTAIVSPIYYVMFTTMTIIASAIMFKDWAGQNVSDIVSEICGFITVLSGTIMLHVTREQEPVTAPGTITWYDGERIKAMEDGHYILLHDSEYLDSYSALAKDSRS; from the exons ATGACGATTTCGGACAATAGCAGAGGGTTAATTCTGGCAATATCATCAAGTTTGTTTATTGGAACAAGTTTTATATTGAAGAAGAAAGGTCTTAAGCGTGCTGCAGCAGCTGGCACTCGAGCAG GAGTTGGAGGCTATACTTATTTGCTTGAACCACTTTGGTGGGCAGGCATGATAACAA TGATCACTGGAGAGGTGGCCAATTTTGTGGCTTATATTTATGCTCCAGCAGTTCTGGTGACCCCTCTTGGTGTTTTGAGTATAATTATCAG TGCTATTTTGGCGCACTTTATGTTGAAAGAACGATTGCAAAAATTAGGTGTACTAGGATGCATTTCATGCATCGTAGGCTCGGTGGTTATTGTTATCCATGCACCTCAGGAGCATATGCCATCTTCTTTACAAGAAATCTGGATTTTGGCAACGCAACCAG CATTTTTGATTTATGTAGCTGCAACATTATCTATGGTGCTAGCCTTGATTTTGCATTTTGAGCCTCGCTATGGGCAGACAAATATACTGGTTTATTTGGGAATCTGTTCCTTAATGGGTTCATTCACG ATTGTCAGCATAAAGGCTATTGGAATTGCTATAAAGCTTACTTTGGAAGGAATTAGTCAAGTTGCCTGTCCTCAAACATGGTTTTTTCTTACGATCGCAGTGATATGCGTCATCACACAGCTGAATTACCTTAACAAG GCACTGGACACATTCAACACCGCAATTGtttctccaatatattatgtgaTGTTCACCACCATGACCATCATCGCAAGTGCTATAATGTTCAAG GACTGGGCAGGACAAAATGTCAGCGACATAGTGTCCGAGATATGTGGATTTATAACAGTGCTTTCAGGAACAATCATGCTCCATGTTACTAGAGAACAGGAACCAGTTACCGCGCCAG GAACCATAACATGGTATGACGGGGAACGTATAAAGGCAATGGAGGATGGACATTACATCCTGTTGCATGATTCAGAATACTTAGACTCGTATAGTGCCTTAGCGAAGGATTCAAGAAGTTGA